One window of the Dendropsophus ebraccatus isolate aDenEbr1 chromosome 12, aDenEbr1.pat, whole genome shotgun sequence genome contains the following:
- the LOC138770160 gene encoding high affinity cGMP-specific 3',5'-cyclic phosphodiesterase 9A-like isoform X3, whose translation MGSAASAQKTIFLEVDGKVQKIVFSQQSSSNDIKQILCTSAGLPWQTPIILVDQRGTLIATDPTIPGNYKDSPYRIICQDASPRSEKEDIFQTLLAQVTEEFTRAFRISELKREVYERLSTLERRVEAEGRKATDIDKCKLELKKLRDEMEERSSSRLSCPCKYYRSGEIIRINPRRDVPTYPKYTLSSETIETLKKPTFDVWHWEYNEMLSCLEFMYHDLGLVREFNINPITLKRWLDQMSLVELGVLMTAAVCHDLDHPGYNNTYQINAHTELAIRYNDISPLENHHCAIAFQILAQPENNIFANISPELFKQIRQSIIRLILATDMARHGDILESFKQVVSSFDFCNEEHVKTLQMLLIKCCDISNEVRPTEVAEPWVDCLLEEYFMQSDREKSEGLPVTPFMDRDKVTKPKAQIGFIKFVLIPMFETVMKLFPQIEEVMVRPLREARDHYEELMQLEEAMAEVQQKKAEILSGGGKVKPNVESL comes from the exons ATGGGATCCGCAGCCTCCGCTCAGAAGACCATCTTCCTGGAGGTGGATGGGAAGGTGCAGAAG ATCGTCTTCAGCCAGCAAAGCAGCAGCAATGACATCAAGCAGATTTTGTGCACGTCAGCCGGACTGCCCTG GCAGACTCCCATTATCCTTGTGGACCAGAGAGGCACTTTGATCGCCACTGACCCCACCATTCCAGGCAACTACAAGGA TTCTCCATACCGGATCATCTGTCAGGACGCGTCTCCCAGATCAG AAAAAGAAGACATTTTCCAGACTCTCTTGGCCCAAGTTACAGAGGAATTTACAAG AGCGTTTAGGATCAGCGAGCTGAAGAGAGAAGTCTATGAGCGCCTCAGCACCTTAGAGCGTCGGGTAGAAG CTGAAGGACGGAAAGCTACAGACATTGACAAATGTAAACTTGAACTAAAGAAGCTGCGGGATGAAATGGAGGAAAGAAGTAGCAG CAGACTGAGCTGTCCCTGTAAATATTACCGCTCTGGAGAAATAATCCGGATAAACCCTCGGAGGGATGTTCCCACTTACCCCAAG TACACACTGTCTTCTGAGACTATCGAGACCTTGAAGAAGCCCACCTTCGATGTCTGGCACTGGGAATATAATGAG ATGCTGAGCTGTCTGGAGTTCATGTATCACGACCTTGGGCTTGTTCGGGAATTCAACATAAACCCCATCACCCTGAAGCGCTGGCTG GACCAGATGTCACTCGTAGAGTTGGGGGTTCTTATGACGGCTGCGGTGTGCCATGATCTTGACCATCCAGGATACAACAACAC ATACCAGATCAATGCGCACACAGAGCTGGCCATCCGCTACAATGACATATCACCTCTAGAGAACCATCACTGCGCCATCGCCTTCCAGATCCTGGCGCAACCAGAAAACAATATTTTCGCTAATATCTCCCCTGAGCTCTTCAAACAGATCCGGCAG TCCATCATTCGCCTGATTTTAGCGACAGACATGGCCCGGCATGGCGACATACTGGAGTCTTTTAAACAGGTTGTTTCTTCCTTTGATTTCTGTAATGAGGAACATGTGAAAACC CTGCAAATGTTGCTGATAAAATGCTGCGATATCTCCAATGAGGTGCGTCCCACAGAGGTGGCGGAGCCCTGGGTGGACTGTCTGCTTGAGGAGTACTTCATGCAG AGTGACCGGGAAAAGTCGGAGGGCCTCCCAGTGACCCCATTTATGGATCGGGATAAAGTCACGAAACCCAAAGCCCAGATCGGATTCATTAAATTTGTCTTGATTCCGATGTTTGAGACCGTCATGAAG CTCTTCCCacagatagaggaggtgatggtgCGCCCTCTGCGGGAGGCAAGAGATCACTATGAGGAGCTCATgcagctggaggaggccatggCGGAG
- the LOC138770160 gene encoding high affinity cGMP-specific 3',5'-cyclic phosphodiesterase 9A-like isoform X2 — translation MGSAASAQKTIFLEVDGKVQKIVFSQQSSSNDIKQILCTSAGLPWQTPIILVDQRGTLIATDPTIPGNYKDSPYRIICQDASPRSEKEDIFQTLLAQVTEEFTRAFRISELKREVYERLSTLERRVEAEGRKATDIDKCKLELKKLRDEMEERSSRLSCPCKYYRSGEIIRINPRRDVPTYPKYTLSSETIETLKKPTFDVWHWEYNEMLSCLEFMYHDLGLVREFNINPITLKRWLLCIQENYRTNPFHNFRHCFCVTQMMYGMIHLCELQDQMSLVELGVLMTAAVCHDLDHPGYNNTYQINAHTELAIRYNDISPLENHHCAIAFQILAQPENNIFANISPELFKQIRQSIIRLILATDMARHGDILESFKQVVSSFDFCNEEHVKTLQMLLIKCCDISNEVRPTEVAEPWVDCLLEEYFMQSDREKSEGLPVTPFMDRDKVTKPKAQIGFIKFVLIPMFETVMKLFPQIEEVMVRPLREARDHYEELMQLEEAMAEVQQKKAEILSGGGKVKPNVESL, via the exons ATGGGATCCGCAGCCTCCGCTCAGAAGACCATCTTCCTGGAGGTGGATGGGAAGGTGCAGAAG ATCGTCTTCAGCCAGCAAAGCAGCAGCAATGACATCAAGCAGATTTTGTGCACGTCAGCCGGACTGCCCTG GCAGACTCCCATTATCCTTGTGGACCAGAGAGGCACTTTGATCGCCACTGACCCCACCATTCCAGGCAACTACAAGGA TTCTCCATACCGGATCATCTGTCAGGACGCGTCTCCCAGATCAG AAAAAGAAGACATTTTCCAGACTCTCTTGGCCCAAGTTACAGAGGAATTTACAAG AGCGTTTAGGATCAGCGAGCTGAAGAGAGAAGTCTATGAGCGCCTCAGCACCTTAGAGCGTCGGGTAGAAG CTGAAGGACGGAAAGCTACAGACATTGACAAATGTAAACTTGAACTAAAGAAGCTGCGGGATGAAATGGAGGAAAGAAGTAGCAG ACTGAGCTGTCCCTGTAAATATTACCGCTCTGGAGAAATAATCCGGATAAACCCTCGGAGGGATGTTCCCACTTACCCCAAG TACACACTGTCTTCTGAGACTATCGAGACCTTGAAGAAGCCCACCTTCGATGTCTGGCACTGGGAATATAATGAG ATGCTGAGCTGTCTGGAGTTCATGTATCACGACCTTGGGCTTGTTCGGGAATTCAACATAAACCCCATCACCCTGAAGCGCTGGCTG TTGTGCATCCAGGAAAATTACAGAACCAACCCGTTCCACAACTTCCGGCATTGCTTCTGTGTGACGCAGATGATGTACGGGATGATTCACCTCTGCGAGCTCCAG GACCAGATGTCACTCGTAGAGTTGGGGGTTCTTATGACGGCTGCGGTGTGCCATGATCTTGACCATCCAGGATACAACAACAC ATACCAGATCAATGCGCACACAGAGCTGGCCATCCGCTACAATGACATATCACCTCTAGAGAACCATCACTGCGCCATCGCCTTCCAGATCCTGGCGCAACCAGAAAACAATATTTTCGCTAATATCTCCCCTGAGCTCTTCAAACAGATCCGGCAG TCCATCATTCGCCTGATTTTAGCGACAGACATGGCCCGGCATGGCGACATACTGGAGTCTTTTAAACAGGTTGTTTCTTCCTTTGATTTCTGTAATGAGGAACATGTGAAAACC CTGCAAATGTTGCTGATAAAATGCTGCGATATCTCCAATGAGGTGCGTCCCACAGAGGTGGCGGAGCCCTGGGTGGACTGTCTGCTTGAGGAGTACTTCATGCAG AGTGACCGGGAAAAGTCGGAGGGCCTCCCAGTGACCCCATTTATGGATCGGGATAAAGTCACGAAACCCAAAGCCCAGATCGGATTCATTAAATTTGTCTTGATTCCGATGTTTGAGACCGTCATGAAG CTCTTCCCacagatagaggaggtgatggtgCGCCCTCTGCGGGAGGCAAGAGATCACTATGAGGAGCTCATgcagctggaggaggccatggCGGAG
- the LOC138770160 gene encoding high affinity cGMP-specific 3',5'-cyclic phosphodiesterase 9A-like isoform X1 — translation MGSAASAQKTIFLEVDGKVQKIVFSQQSSSNDIKQILCTSAGLPWQTPIILVDQRGTLIATDPTIPGNYKDSPYRIICQDASPRSEKEDIFQTLLAQVTEEFTRAFRISELKREVYERLSTLERRVEAEGRKATDIDKCKLELKKLRDEMEERSSSRLSCPCKYYRSGEIIRINPRRDVPTYPKYTLSSETIETLKKPTFDVWHWEYNEMLSCLEFMYHDLGLVREFNINPITLKRWLLCIQENYRTNPFHNFRHCFCVTQMMYGMIHLCELQDQMSLVELGVLMTAAVCHDLDHPGYNNTYQINAHTELAIRYNDISPLENHHCAIAFQILAQPENNIFANISPELFKQIRQSIIRLILATDMARHGDILESFKQVVSSFDFCNEEHVKTLQMLLIKCCDISNEVRPTEVAEPWVDCLLEEYFMQSDREKSEGLPVTPFMDRDKVTKPKAQIGFIKFVLIPMFETVMKLFPQIEEVMVRPLREARDHYEELMQLEEAMAEVQQKKAEILSGGGKVKPNVESL, via the exons ATGGGATCCGCAGCCTCCGCTCAGAAGACCATCTTCCTGGAGGTGGATGGGAAGGTGCAGAAG ATCGTCTTCAGCCAGCAAAGCAGCAGCAATGACATCAAGCAGATTTTGTGCACGTCAGCCGGACTGCCCTG GCAGACTCCCATTATCCTTGTGGACCAGAGAGGCACTTTGATCGCCACTGACCCCACCATTCCAGGCAACTACAAGGA TTCTCCATACCGGATCATCTGTCAGGACGCGTCTCCCAGATCAG AAAAAGAAGACATTTTCCAGACTCTCTTGGCCCAAGTTACAGAGGAATTTACAAG AGCGTTTAGGATCAGCGAGCTGAAGAGAGAAGTCTATGAGCGCCTCAGCACCTTAGAGCGTCGGGTAGAAG CTGAAGGACGGAAAGCTACAGACATTGACAAATGTAAACTTGAACTAAAGAAGCTGCGGGATGAAATGGAGGAAAGAAGTAGCAG CAGACTGAGCTGTCCCTGTAAATATTACCGCTCTGGAGAAATAATCCGGATAAACCCTCGGAGGGATGTTCCCACTTACCCCAAG TACACACTGTCTTCTGAGACTATCGAGACCTTGAAGAAGCCCACCTTCGATGTCTGGCACTGGGAATATAATGAG ATGCTGAGCTGTCTGGAGTTCATGTATCACGACCTTGGGCTTGTTCGGGAATTCAACATAAACCCCATCACCCTGAAGCGCTGGCTG TTGTGCATCCAGGAAAATTACAGAACCAACCCGTTCCACAACTTCCGGCATTGCTTCTGTGTGACGCAGATGATGTACGGGATGATTCACCTCTGCGAGCTCCAG GACCAGATGTCACTCGTAGAGTTGGGGGTTCTTATGACGGCTGCGGTGTGCCATGATCTTGACCATCCAGGATACAACAACAC ATACCAGATCAATGCGCACACAGAGCTGGCCATCCGCTACAATGACATATCACCTCTAGAGAACCATCACTGCGCCATCGCCTTCCAGATCCTGGCGCAACCAGAAAACAATATTTTCGCTAATATCTCCCCTGAGCTCTTCAAACAGATCCGGCAG TCCATCATTCGCCTGATTTTAGCGACAGACATGGCCCGGCATGGCGACATACTGGAGTCTTTTAAACAGGTTGTTTCTTCCTTTGATTTCTGTAATGAGGAACATGTGAAAACC CTGCAAATGTTGCTGATAAAATGCTGCGATATCTCCAATGAGGTGCGTCCCACAGAGGTGGCGGAGCCCTGGGTGGACTGTCTGCTTGAGGAGTACTTCATGCAG AGTGACCGGGAAAAGTCGGAGGGCCTCCCAGTGACCCCATTTATGGATCGGGATAAAGTCACGAAACCCAAAGCCCAGATCGGATTCATTAAATTTGTCTTGATTCCGATGTTTGAGACCGTCATGAAG CTCTTCCCacagatagaggaggtgatggtgCGCCCTCTGCGGGAGGCAAGAGATCACTATGAGGAGCTCATgcagctggaggaggccatggCGGAG